One Streptomyces sp. SAI-135 DNA segment encodes these proteins:
- a CDS encoding helix-turn-helix transcriptional regulator, with the protein MGTTQRRRPELASFLRSRRARVTPADVGMPPGLRRRTPGLRREEVAQLSGVGVTWYTWLEQGRPINASAQVLDAVARTLRLDPPEREHLYRLAQVPFAPDPERLTRSTGPEVQGIIDALDPLPAVVYNSRYDILATNPGYRDLFLIPEIVDIGVANALWTLFTVSDEACPLLHRDRELPVMVATLRSTYGRHVGEPAWESFIASLAAASPYFAELWASGEVVQPGPRVKTFRHKAVGELRMTSQSLSIDGMPECRIVVYTPADEETHEKSRLLRETGSSLSGAKEN; encoded by the coding sequence ATGGGGACGACACAGCGACGACGGCCCGAGCTGGCCTCGTTCCTGCGCAGCAGGCGGGCCCGGGTGACCCCGGCCGACGTGGGCATGCCACCCGGCCTCAGGCGCCGCACTCCGGGACTGCGCCGCGAGGAGGTCGCCCAGCTCTCCGGTGTCGGCGTGACCTGGTACACATGGCTGGAGCAGGGCCGGCCGATCAACGCGTCCGCACAGGTCCTGGACGCCGTGGCCCGCACCCTGCGGCTGGACCCGCCGGAGCGGGAGCATCTGTACCGCCTGGCGCAGGTGCCGTTCGCCCCGGACCCGGAGCGTCTGACGCGGTCGACGGGCCCGGAGGTGCAGGGCATCATCGACGCCCTCGACCCGCTCCCCGCGGTCGTCTACAACTCGCGCTACGACATCCTGGCCACCAACCCTGGCTACCGCGACCTGTTCCTGATCCCCGAGATCGTCGACATCGGGGTGGCGAACGCGCTGTGGACGCTGTTCACGGTCTCCGACGAGGCCTGCCCGCTGCTGCACCGGGACCGCGAGCTGCCGGTGATGGTGGCCACACTGCGGTCCACGTACGGCAGACATGTGGGCGAGCCGGCCTGGGAGAGCTTCATAGCCTCGCTGGCGGCGGCCAGCCCGTACTTCGCCGAGCTCTGGGCGAGCGGAGAGGTGGTGCAGCCGGGGCCCCGGGTCAAGACGTTCCGTCACAAGGCGGTGGGCGAGCTGCGCATGACGTCCCAGTCGCTGTCGATCGACGGAATGCCCGAGTGCCGGATCGTGGTCTACACACCGGCGGACGAGGAGACACATGAAAAATCCCGCCTCTTGAGAGAGACGGGATCCTCATTGAGTGGAGCTAAGGAGAATTGA
- the nadD gene encoding nicotinate-nucleotide adenylyltransferase, which translates to MGEQDMPTGPGNAPSSPGKRRLGVMGGTFDPIHHGHLVAASEVAAQFHLDEVVFVPTGQPWQKTHRKVSPAEDRYLMTVIATAENPQFSVSRIDIDRGGATYTTDTLRDLKALNPDTDLFFITGADALGQILTWRDTEELFALAHFIGVTRPGHTLADPGLPEGGVSLVEVPALAISSTDCRARVAKGDPVWYLVPDGVVRYIDKRELYRGE; encoded by the coding sequence ATGGGAGAGCAGGACATGCCTACCGGCCCGGGCAACGCCCCGTCGAGCCCCGGCAAGCGCCGACTCGGCGTCATGGGCGGAACGTTCGACCCGATCCACCACGGGCACCTCGTGGCGGCCAGCGAGGTCGCCGCGCAGTTCCACCTGGACGAGGTGGTGTTCGTGCCGACGGGCCAGCCGTGGCAGAAGACCCACCGCAAGGTTTCCCCGGCCGAGGACCGCTATCTGATGACGGTCATCGCGACCGCCGAGAACCCGCAGTTCTCGGTCAGTCGCATCGACATCGACCGCGGTGGCGCGACCTACACCACCGACACCCTGCGCGACCTCAAGGCCCTCAACCCCGACACCGACCTCTTCTTCATCACGGGCGCCGACGCCCTCGGCCAGATCCTGACCTGGCGGGACACGGAAGAGCTGTTCGCCCTGGCGCACTTCATCGGGGTCACCCGGCCCGGCCACACCCTGGCCGACCCCGGGCTCCCCGAGGGCGGTGTCTCGCTCGTCGAGGTCCCCGCCCTGGCCATCTCCTCCACCGACTGCCGGGCGAGAGTCGCCAAGGGCGACCCCGTCTGGTATCTGGTGCCGGACGGCGTCGTGCGTTATATCGACAAGCGCGAGCTGTACCGCGGCGAGTGA
- a CDS encoding MFS transporter: MLAAQFMALLDVFIVNVAAPTIGTELHASGGQLQLVIAGYAITYSVLLITGARLGERFGHGRVHLAGLALFTAASLACGLAQGATELIVFRLVQGAGSAVMIPQVLSLIQRNFTGGARMKALGVYSAVLAVGAAAGQVVGGVLVSADLFGTSWRPVFLVNVPVGLVLLAAGTRVLLPGDRPTPRDRARGLDLPGLVLLGAAVSLCTVPLVLGQEEDWPLWSWLSMAGAVILFTVFCAYESRLAGRGGTPLITPSVLRHPGMGLAVFRIMAVMAVNGGFLFVLTLYVQGGLGYSPLRAGLSFVPTAAVFGIVGLTWRHWPASWQRLLTPAGFLITALAALGVGLALKGGGEGGVALYAAYAGLGGGLALAFSPTLTGALATVPPAHAADASGLLATVTQLGQLIGVAGFGTLFLNRLESLGPSEAYTSAEALWTCMFALAGTAAVGAVSGLVLRRR; this comes from the coding sequence GTGCTCGCCGCCCAGTTCATGGCGCTGCTCGACGTGTTCATCGTGAACGTCGCGGCCCCCACGATCGGCACGGAACTGCACGCCTCGGGCGGCCAACTCCAGCTGGTCATCGCCGGATACGCCATCACGTACTCGGTGCTGCTGATCACCGGCGCCCGGCTCGGTGAACGGTTCGGGCACGGCCGGGTCCACCTCGCCGGGCTGGCCCTGTTCACGGCGGCCTCACTCGCCTGCGGTCTCGCCCAGGGCGCCACCGAGCTGATCGTCTTCCGGCTGGTGCAGGGCGCCGGTTCCGCGGTGATGATCCCGCAGGTGCTCAGCCTGATCCAGCGCAACTTCACCGGCGGGGCCCGCATGAAGGCGCTCGGCGTCTACTCGGCGGTCCTCGCGGTCGGCGCCGCCGCCGGACAGGTCGTCGGCGGAGTCCTGGTCAGCGCCGACCTGTTCGGCACGAGCTGGCGGCCGGTGTTCCTCGTGAACGTGCCCGTGGGCCTCGTCCTGCTGGCCGCGGGCACACGGGTCCTGCTGCCCGGGGACCGGCCGACACCCCGCGACCGGGCACGCGGCCTCGACCTGCCCGGCCTGGTGCTGCTCGGCGCGGCCGTCTCGCTGTGCACGGTGCCGCTCGTGCTCGGTCAGGAGGAGGACTGGCCGCTGTGGTCCTGGCTGTCCATGGCCGGCGCCGTGATCCTGTTCACCGTCTTCTGCGCCTACGAGTCCCGGCTGGCCGGGCGCGGCGGCACCCCGCTGATCACGCCGAGCGTGCTGCGCCATCCCGGCATGGGGCTCGCCGTCTTCCGGATCATGGCGGTCATGGCCGTCAACGGCGGCTTCCTGTTCGTGCTCACCCTGTACGTGCAGGGCGGTCTCGGCTACAGCCCGCTGAGGGCCGGGCTCTCCTTCGTGCCGACCGCGGCGGTCTTCGGCATCGTCGGACTGACCTGGCGCCACTGGCCCGCCTCCTGGCAGCGGCTGCTGACGCCCGCCGGCTTCCTGATCACCGCGCTGGCCGCGCTGGGCGTGGGCCTGGCGCTGAAGGGCGGCGGCGAGGGCGGTGTCGCGCTGTACGCCGCGTACGCAGGCCTGGGCGGCGGGCTCGCGCTCGCCTTCAGCCCCACGCTCACCGGGGCCCTGGCCACGGTGCCGCCCGCGCACGCGGCGGACGCCAGCGGTCTGCTCGCCACGGTCACCCAGCTCGGGCAGCTGATCGGCGTCGCGGGCTTCGGCACACTGTTCTTGAACCGACTTGAGTCACTCGGCCCCTCCGAGGCGTATACCTCTGCGGAGGCGCTGTGGACGTGCATGTTCGCACTGGCCGGGACCGCCGCGGTGGGCGCCGTGTCCGGACTGGTACTCAGGCGTCGCTGA
- a CDS encoding NADH-quinone oxidoreductase subunit NuoF family protein — MNEALPDVPEVRVVGLPQLTSGFDLVERLDLPMHLKVHGPLEPMGGEQLAKLSEAINLKGRGGAGFPFHKKLRSVAEAAIKRGVRPVVVVNGSEDEPACRKDTVLINRAPHLILDGALLAAEALGARTLVVGVTRESTQRSMEAALAERGLSNGRRSALRARVQRNPVRMVTGAAASLIRSIDGGPAIPPGRKVSASQNGVGGAPTLLSNAETFAQLAIAARIGPERYGNTGLYDEPGTVMLTVSGAVARPMVIEVPTGVPLRYVLQLAGAPPVPQGVLTGGYHGKWIDAATVNEAIVSRNSLDAVGGALGAGAILPITQETCPLGESLRVAQWLAEESAGQCGPCYLGLPAAARGMEDILNGGGPAALEALKQVAKNVKRRGACSHPDGSAMFLESTIKAFTDDLAAHVLGNGCGRPVEGVLPLFEGGKLPTGIPGGGEAEENGPSRQKIYVDWTLCRGHGLCADILPEVFELGADGFPTVAQAQVPRYAEAKALRAVRRCPALALRLEEETPRDKGPTRNLPVLSQGRGRRALGR; from the coding sequence GTGAACGAGGCCCTGCCCGACGTACCCGAAGTCCGCGTGGTCGGTCTTCCCCAGCTCACGTCGGGCTTCGACCTTGTCGAACGACTTGACCTGCCCATGCACCTGAAGGTGCACGGGCCGCTCGAACCCATGGGCGGGGAGCAGCTCGCGAAGCTCTCCGAAGCCATCAACCTGAAGGGGCGCGGCGGAGCCGGCTTCCCCTTCCACAAGAAGCTGCGCTCGGTCGCCGAAGCGGCGATCAAGCGCGGCGTACGGCCGGTCGTCGTGGTCAACGGCAGCGAGGACGAGCCCGCGTGCCGCAAGGACACGGTGCTCATCAACCGCGCCCCGCACCTCATCCTGGACGGCGCCCTCCTGGCCGCCGAAGCCCTGGGTGCCCGCACGCTCGTGGTGGGGGTCACCCGGGAGTCCACCCAGCGCTCCATGGAGGCCGCCCTCGCCGAGCGCGGCCTGAGCAACGGCCGCCGATCGGCGCTACGCGCACGCGTGCAGCGCAATCCCGTCCGTATGGTCACCGGCGCGGCCGCCTCGCTGATCCGCTCCATCGACGGCGGCCCGGCCATCCCGCCCGGCCGCAAGGTCAGTGCCTCGCAGAACGGCGTCGGCGGCGCGCCGACCCTGCTGTCCAACGCGGAGACCTTCGCGCAGCTCGCGATCGCCGCGCGCATCGGCCCGGAGCGCTACGGCAACACCGGCCTGTACGACGAGCCGGGCACCGTGATGCTCACGGTCTCCGGGGCCGTGGCGCGCCCCATGGTGATCGAGGTCCCGACGGGCGTACCGCTGCGCTACGTCCTGCAGTTGGCCGGCGCTCCGCCGGTCCCGCAGGGTGTGCTGACCGGCGGCTACCACGGCAAGTGGATCGACGCGGCGACCGTCAACGAGGCGATCGTCTCCCGCAACTCCCTGGACGCCGTGGGCGGCGCGCTCGGCGCCGGCGCGATCCTGCCGATCACTCAGGAGACCTGCCCGCTGGGCGAGTCGCTGCGCGTGGCGCAGTGGCTGGCGGAGGAGAGCGCGGGCCAGTGCGGCCCCTGCTACCTCGGTCTGCCGGCCGCCGCGCGCGGCATGGAGGACATCCTCAACGGCGGCGGGCCCGCCGCCCTGGAGGCGCTCAAGCAGGTCGCCAAGAACGTGAAGCGGCGCGGCGCGTGCTCGCACCCGGACGGCTCCGCGATGTTCCTGGAGTCGACCATCAAGGCGTTCACGGACGACCTGGCCGCCCATGTCCTCGGCAACGGCTGCGGACGGCCCGTGGAGGGAGTTCTGCCGCTCTTCGAGGGCGGCAAGCTGCCGACGGGCATCCCGGGCGGCGGCGAGGCCGAGGAGAACGGCCCCAGCCGTCAGAAGATCTACGTCGACTGGACGCTGTGCCGGGGCCACGGCCTGTGCGCCGACATCCTCCCCGAGGTCTTCGAACTCGGCGCCGACGGCTTCCCGACGGTCGCCCAGGCCCAGGTGCCGCGCTACGCCGAGGCGAAGGCTCTACGCGCGGTGCGCCGCTGCCCCGCGCTCGCCCTGCGCCTGGAGGAGGAGACCCCGCGCGACAAGGGCCCCACCCGCAACCTGCCGGTCCTGTCCCAGGGCCGCGGAAGGCGTGCGCTGGGCCGCTGA
- a CDS encoding LytR C-terminal domain-containing protein produces MNDRYDAGYGDDQGNQYALVGYDEYGRPVYQQVQSHQAPQQQYDPYAQQGYGYDPYATGTQQAAPYDTGAQNPVPPPYDPYGADGTGRQAPVPPYDPYGRAAASGQQPRVAEQTAYIPQQGGPTGGTQAGQEYAAGSQQARAEAADGDERQYHTAQFAFVEEPDSDSEDVIDWLNFTENRTERREEAKRRARSRLVALVVVLALVAAGGVGYLWYAGKLPGLSDSESKKGNTIAASAQNRDVIVVHLHNTTKGGTSTALLVDNTTTKQGTTVLIPNSLVLTSDDGSTTTLAKSVDDDGSSGTVDSLDTVLGTDIEGTWRLDTPYLQNLVDLVGNIDVDTNAAVPDPDARKKGQAPLVSKGKDQTLSGKMAVAYATYRASGEAQNAQLERFGQVLQGVLRKLSSDPTAATTTVQTLAQILDPSLTDKDLGTFLAKLADLAKSGDFKTALLPVQQDGTLSAAASASVVKDVLGGKAKSPDKDAAVSVSVQNATGTKDNTEKARVVLLNGGFTFIDGGTPSSARATSKVVYADAADKANATEVAKTLGLPTSAVGKGTISSSANVSVVLGQDYKPDSSS; encoded by the coding sequence GTGAACGACCGATACGACGCGGGCTACGGCGACGACCAGGGCAACCAGTACGCGCTGGTCGGCTACGACGAGTACGGCCGGCCGGTGTACCAGCAGGTCCAGTCGCACCAGGCCCCGCAGCAGCAGTACGACCCCTACGCCCAGCAGGGCTACGGCTACGACCCGTACGCCACGGGCACCCAGCAGGCCGCGCCGTACGACACGGGCGCCCAGAATCCCGTACCGCCGCCCTACGACCCCTACGGCGCCGACGGCACCGGCCGGCAGGCGCCCGTGCCGCCCTACGACCCCTACGGCCGGGCCGCCGCGAGCGGTCAGCAGCCCCGGGTCGCCGAGCAGACCGCGTACATCCCGCAGCAGGGCGGGCCGACCGGAGGGACCCAGGCCGGTCAGGAGTACGCCGCCGGCTCTCAGCAGGCCCGCGCGGAGGCCGCCGACGGGGACGAACGGCAGTACCACACCGCGCAGTTCGCGTTCGTCGAGGAGCCCGACAGCGACTCCGAGGACGTCATCGACTGGCTCAACTTCACCGAGAACCGCACCGAGCGCCGCGAGGAGGCCAAGCGCCGCGCCCGCAGCCGGCTCGTCGCCCTGGTCGTCGTCCTCGCCCTGGTCGCGGCCGGCGGAGTCGGCTACCTCTGGTACGCCGGGAAGCTGCCCGGGCTGTCGGACTCGGAGAGCAAGAAGGGCAACACGATCGCGGCGAGCGCCCAGAACCGCGACGTGATCGTCGTCCACCTGCACAACACCACGAAGGGCGGCACCTCCACGGCGCTGCTCGTCGACAACACCACCACCAAGCAGGGCACCACCGTCCTCATCCCCAACTCCCTCGTCCTGACGTCCGACGACGGCTCCACGACGACCCTCGCCAAGTCCGTCGACGACGACGGATCCTCCGGAACCGTCGACTCCCTCGACACCGTCCTCGGCACCGACATCGAGGGCACCTGGCGCCTGGACACCCCCTACCTGCAGAACCTGGTCGACCTCGTCGGGAACATCGACGTCGACACCAACGCCGCCGTGCCCGACCCGGACGCCAGGAAGAAGGGGCAGGCGCCCCTGGTGAGCAAGGGCAAGGACCAGACCCTCAGCGGCAAGATGGCCGTCGCCTACGCCACCTACCGTGCCTCGGGCGAGGCCCAGAACGCCCAGCTGGAGCGGTTCGGCCAGGTCCTGCAGGGCGTGCTGCGCAAGCTGTCCTCCGACCCGACGGCCGCGACCACCACCGTGCAGACGCTGGCCCAGATCCTCGACCCGTCCCTGACGGACAAGGACCTCGGCACCTTCCTCGCCAAGCTCGCCGACCTCGCCAAGAGCGGCGACTTCAAGACCGCCCTCCTGCCCGTCCAGCAGGACGGCACCCTGAGCGCGGCGGCCAGCGCGAGCGTGGTCAAGGACGTCCTCGGCGGCAAGGCGAAGAGCCCCGACAAGGACGCCGCCGTGAGCGTCTCCGTCCAGAACGCCACCGGCACCAAGGACAACACCGAGAAGGCGCGTGTCGTCCTCCTCAACGGCGGCTTCACCTTCATCGACGGCGGCACGCCCTCCTCGGCCCGGGCCACGTCCAAGGTGGTCTACGCCGACGCCGCCGACAAGGCGAACGCCACCGAGGTCGCCAAGACCCTGGGGCTGCCCACCAGCGCGGTCGGCAAGGGCACGATCTCCTCGAGCGCGAACGTCTCCGTGGTCCTCGGCCAGGACTACAAGCCGGACTCCTCGTCCTAG
- a CDS encoding M48 family metallopeptidase gives MSDDGHHNNGHENVPSRQRRRFPGISSRAYEHPADRSALVALRKLSGFDTVFKALSGLLPERSLRLLFLSDSVRVSDQQFAYLNDMLRDACYILDLEKVPPMYVNQDPQPNAMCIGLDEPIIVVTTGLVDLLDEEEMRAVVGHEVGHALSGHSVYRTILLFLTSLALRVAWIPLGNIAIMAIVTALREWFRKSELSADRAGLLVGQDLRASMRGLMKLAGGHHLHEMNVDAFLKQAEEYEAGGDLRDSVLKILNVLPRSHPFTTVRAAELKKWAESRDHQRIMDGHYPRRSEDKDTSVTDSFRESAASYATNVKSSKDPLMKLVSDIAGGAGDLGGRVRRGFGGFSNSAPREDEPPTDTPRNNEGG, from the coding sequence ATGTCCGACGACGGCCACCACAACAACGGACACGAGAACGTGCCGAGCAGGCAGCGCAGGCGTTTCCCGGGTATCTCCTCGCGTGCGTACGAGCACCCCGCCGACCGCTCCGCCCTGGTGGCGCTGCGCAAGCTGAGCGGTTTCGACACGGTGTTCAAGGCGCTCAGCGGTCTGCTCCCCGAGCGGAGCCTGCGGCTGCTGTTCCTGTCCGACTCGGTGCGCGTCTCCGACCAGCAGTTCGCGTACCTCAACGACATGCTGCGGGACGCGTGTTACATCCTGGACCTGGAGAAGGTCCCGCCGATGTACGTCAACCAGGACCCGCAGCCGAACGCGATGTGCATCGGCCTGGACGAGCCGATCATCGTCGTCACCACGGGTCTGGTCGACCTGCTCGACGAGGAGGAGATGCGGGCGGTCGTCGGCCACGAGGTGGGTCACGCCCTGTCCGGCCACTCGGTCTACCGGACCATCCTGCTGTTCCTGACCAGCCTCGCCCTCAGGGTGGCGTGGATCCCGCTGGGCAACATCGCGATCATGGCGATCGTGACCGCGCTGCGTGAGTGGTTCCGCAAGTCGGAGCTGTCGGCGGACCGGGCGGGCCTGCTGGTCGGCCAGGACCTGCGGGCCTCGATGCGCGGTCTGATGAAGCTGGCGGGCGGCCACCATCTGCACGAGATGAACGTCGACGCGTTCCTGAAGCAGGCCGAGGAGTACGAGGCCGGCGGCGACCTGCGCGACTCCGTGCTGAAGATCCTCAACGTCCTGCCGCGCTCCCACCCGTTCACCACCGTGCGGGCGGCCGAGCTGAAGAAGTGGGCCGAGTCCCGCGACCACCAGCGGATCATGGACGGCCACTACCCGCGCCGCAGCGAGGACAAGGACACCTCGGTCACGGACTCCTTCCGCGAGTCGGCGGCGAGCTACGCGACCAACGTCAAGAGCTCCAAGGACCCGCTGATGAAGCTGGTCAGCGACATCGCGGGCGGCGCGGGCGACCTGGGCGGCCGGGTACGCAGGGGCTTCGGCGGCTTCTCGAACTCGGCCCCCCGCGAGGACGAGCCCCCGACGGACACACCGCGCAACAACGAGGGCGGCTGA
- a CDS encoding histidine phosphatase family protein — protein MTAPADRKGRGRRVILWRHGQTSWNVERRFQGTTDVELTETGVGQARRAARLLASLQPDAIVASDLRRAANTAAELAALTGLDVAHDEGLRETYAGVWQGLTHEEIIARHGEEYAAWKRGEPVRRGGGELETEVADRAAPVVLRHAEKLPEDGTLVVVSHGGTIRTTIGRLLGLDARHWESLGGLSNCCWSVLGQGARGWRLLEHNAGTLPEPVLGDDD, from the coding sequence GTGACCGCTCCCGCCGACCGCAAGGGCCGGGGCCGCCGCGTCATCCTGTGGCGGCACGGGCAGACCTCCTGGAACGTGGAGCGCCGCTTCCAGGGCACCACCGACGTCGAGCTCACCGAGACCGGTGTCGGCCAGGCCCGCCGCGCCGCCCGGCTGCTGGCCTCCCTCCAGCCCGACGCGATCGTCGCCTCCGACCTCCGGCGGGCCGCGAACACGGCCGCCGAGCTCGCCGCGCTCACCGGCCTGGACGTGGCCCACGACGAGGGCCTGCGCGAGACCTACGCGGGCGTCTGGCAGGGGCTGACGCACGAGGAGATCATCGCCCGGCACGGCGAGGAGTACGCCGCGTGGAAGCGTGGCGAGCCGGTCCGCCGCGGCGGCGGTGAACTGGAGACCGAGGTCGCCGACCGCGCCGCCCCGGTGGTGCTGCGGCACGCCGAGAAGCTCCCCGAGGACGGCACGCTCGTCGTGGTCAGCCACGGCGGGACGATCCGCACCACCATCGGCCGGCTGCTCGGTCTGGACGCCCGGCACTGGGAGAGCCTCGGCGGCCTCTCCAACTGCTGCTGGTCCGTCCTCGGCCAGGGCGCCCGCGGCTGGCGCCTCCTGGAGCACAACGCCGGGACGCTCCCGGAGCCGGTGCTCGGCGATGACGACTGA
- the rsfS gene encoding ribosome silencing factor has product MTATDRSLELVHTAAQAAADKLAHDVIAYDVSDVLSITDAFLLASAPNDRQVKSIVDEIEERLSKELGAKPVRREGDREARWVLLDYVDIVVHVQHSEERVFYALERLWKDCPELELPADAKATRGKAEEHAKLRAEEDDAAYGESR; this is encoded by the coding sequence GTGACCGCCACTGACCGTTCTCTCGAGCTCGTCCACACCGCCGCGCAGGCGGCCGCCGACAAGCTCGCCCACGACGTGATCGCCTACGACGTCAGCGACGTCCTCTCGATCACCGACGCCTTCCTGCTGGCGTCCGCACCCAACGACCGCCAGGTCAAGTCCATCGTCGACGAGATCGAGGAGCGCCTCTCGAAGGAGCTCGGCGCCAAGCCGGTGCGCCGCGAGGGCGACCGCGAGGCCCGCTGGGTCCTGCTCGACTACGTCGACATCGTCGTCCACGTCCAGCACAGCGAGGAGCGGGTCTTCTACGCCCTGGAGCGGCTGTGGAAGGACTGCCCCGAGCTGGAGCTGCCGGCCGACGCCAAGGCGACCCGCGGCAAGGCGGAGGAGCACGCCAAGCTCCGGGCCGAGGAGGACGACGCCGCGTACGGGGAGTCGCGGTGA